In the Desulfitobacterium hafniense DCB-2 genome, TTGTGGACATTATAATATGGTTTTTTTTCTTTGACAAGACTTTTTCAAAATGGGTTGACACTGCCAACTGTGTATTATAAACTTAGTTATAAATGAAAGAATGTATTATAACAGTAGGAAGTGTACCTAGGGTTCCGGGAGCTGCTCCGTCTGGTCCGAGCGGTACAAGATCCAGAGCATGGATTTACACCGTGGGCAGAAAATACCCGAGCGGAAAGTTCCTCGAGAGGGTAGGAACACCGCTCGGTTTTCTACACTGTCAGAAAGTATAAGCTTGCGCTGTATACTTTCTAAGCATAAGTGCAACCAGCGACTTCGCCTCGTTTGCGGGCATGCTTTAAAGCTCGGTGAAGCCGGGTTTTCTTTATAATATTCAGAGAATCTTCTATTATAAACAGTTTTAAGATATTTAAAGGAGAGATTTTGTATGGAAAAACTGATTTATCTTAATGGTGAATTTGTAACCCAAGCTGAGGCCAAAATTTCGGTATTTGATCATGGTTTTTTATATGGGGATGGCATTTTTGAGGGTATTCGGGCCTATCATGGCCGCATATTTAAATGTAAAGAACATCTTGACCGTTTATATGAATCAGCTAAGACTATCATGCTGAATATCGGCATTTCCAAAGGGGAGATGGAAGAGGTCCTGTGCAGCACCCTGCGCAAAAATAACCTGGATAACGGCTATATCCGTCTGGTTGTGAGCCGGGGAGTGGGGGACTTGGGGCTCGACCCCAATAACTGTGTCGGCGCCAGCATTATCTGTATAGCGGACCAAATTAAAATCTACCCCCAGGAAATGTATGAGCAGGGATTGGACGTCAAAACCGTGGCCGTACGCCGGACCAACCCGGATTCCCTTAGCCCCCGGGTGAAATCCTTGAATTACCTCAATAATATTATGGCCAAAATCGAATCCACCCAAGCCGGTGTAGTGGAAGCCATTATGCTGACCCAAGAAGGCTATGTGGTGGAAGGCACCGCCGATAACATTTTCATCCTCCGCCGGGGAGCATTGCTCACCCCCCCTCTGTCATCAGGATGTTTAGAGGGTGTTACCCGCAACGCCGTCATCGAACTGGCCAAAAAGAGAGGGCTTGAAGTCCGGGAAGAGCTGTTTAACCGCCATGATGTCTATAACGCAGAGGAATGCTTCTTAACCGGTACGGCAGCCGAATTAATTCCTGTGGTTAAAGCCGACGGCCGCGTGATCGCAGAGGGCCAGCCTGGTGAAATTTTTAAAGATCTCCTGAAGGATTTCCGGGCTTTGACCTTAGTGGACGGGGTGCCGATTAATAAAGCATAATTAACCGGCGAGAGGTTTCGAACAAACGACAGATTAAGAAGGACAATTTTGAAAAAAAGCAAATACTATAGACATGGATAATTTTATCAGGCAAATAGTGGAGGAAAAAACTATGAACAGTAATACTATAAAAACAGGAATTGATCGGGCACCCCACCGCTCCCTTTTAAAAGCTTTGGGGCTGACGGATCGTGAACTCAGCAAACCATTTATCGGGGTCGTCAATTCCTTTACTGAGCTGGTGCCCGGTCATATGCACCTACGGCAAGTCACAGAAGCGGTGAAAGCAGGGATCCGGGAAAACGGGGGAACCCCTT is a window encoding:
- the ilvE gene encoding branched-chain-amino-acid transaminase — encoded protein: MEKLIYLNGEFVTQAEAKISVFDHGFLYGDGIFEGIRAYHGRIFKCKEHLDRLYESAKTIMLNIGISKGEMEEVLCSTLRKNNLDNGYIRLVVSRGVGDLGLDPNNCVGASIICIADQIKIYPQEMYEQGLDVKTVAVRRTNPDSLSPRVKSLNYLNNIMAKIESTQAGVVEAIMLTQEGYVVEGTADNIFILRRGALLTPPLSSGCLEGVTRNAVIELAKKRGLEVREELFNRHDVYNAEECFLTGTAAELIPVVKADGRVIAEGQPGEIFKDLLKDFRALTLVDGVPINKA